TGATGCAGCAGGGAATCGTGGTGGAGCTTGATTCGTCTCTGGCCATGTCTGCAGCGAAGCTGGGACTCGCCCACAAGTTGCCGCTCGCCGACAGTGTCATTCTCGCCACGGCGCGTGCATACGGCGCGACGCTCTGGACGCAGGATGCAGACTTCGGCGGGCTTCCAGACGTCAAGTTCATTCCGAAAGCGGCGGCGACCTGAGGCCGCTGTTTTGAGGCGTCACGGCGAGGTGTGTGGCGGATCTCTCAGTCGCTGCGGAGTATGTTGTTACGATAGGCCTCTCGAGGTCGCTCCATCGGGATGACAGCGCGGCTGCGCTGTTCTCAGCTTGGCGAGAGACCGAGCATCCGGCGACCATCCCGCTCGTCGCCGCGTATGGCTTCGATGAGGGCGTCTACCGAGGAAAACGGCAGAATGTCGCGGATGCGGCCCATTACCTCCACGCGAACGTGGTCGCCGTAGATGTCGCCGCTCCAGTCCAGCAGGTGAAGCTCGATCGTGGGCGAGAACCCGGGGAACGTCGGGCGCGGGCCCAGGTGCAGAAGGCCGGGGATGCGCTCGCCGCGCACCCGACCGTACGCCGCGTAGACGCCCTCCTTGGGCAGCATCTTCTCCGCGTCGCCCAGCTCGATGTTGGCCGTGGGAAAGCCCAGCTCCCGCCCCTTCCGCTTTCCCCCCACCACCACGCCTGAGAGCGTGTACGGCCGCCCGAGCAATGCCGCGGCCTCGCCCGTCCGCCCCTCGCCCAGCAGCCCGCGGATGCGGCTGGACGACACCGCTCCGCCCTCCGCCTCGAACGCATCCACCACGTCCACGTCGAACCCCATCTCGCGGCCGATCTCCCGCAGCGTGTCGACGCCGCCTTCGCGGTCCTTGCCGAACCCGTGGTCGTACCCGATCACCAGCTCGTTCATCCCGATGCGCCCGATCAGGATCTCTTCCACGAACCGGCGCGCCGGATAGTGCTGCAGCGTCCGCGTGAACGGGAGGAATACGACGTACTCCAGCCCCGACTCGGCCAGCACTTCGCGCTTTTCGGCGAGGGTGGTCAGCAGGGGCGGGGCGTGCTCGGGGCGGACCACGCGCAGGGGATGCGGATGGAACGTGACAAGGATGCTGCGGCCGCCCGTCGCCCGGGCGCGGCGGCAGATTTCCTGGAGCACCTCCCAGTGGCCGCGGTGCACGCCGTCGAAGGTGCCCACGGTGACGATCGCCGGCCGCCCGTCGCGCGGAAGCGCGGGGGGGAGCGCGGGGTCGATGGCGAACGGGGCCAGGGCGCTGGATCGCATGCTCACGCGCCCGCCACGAACACCTTGCGCGGCCTCACCCGCCCGCCCGCCG
The nucleotide sequence above comes from Longimicrobium sp.. Encoded proteins:
- a CDS encoding type II toxin-antitoxin system VapC family toxin; protein product: MHRATGGTRNVVDSSGWLEYMTNGPNASAFAPSIEDMDRLVVPTISVSEVFRWVLRERGESDGLQAAALMQQGIVVELDSSLAMSAAKLGLAHKLPLADSVILATARAYGATLWTQDADFGGLPDVKFIPKAAAT
- a CDS encoding bifunctional riboflavin kinase/FAD synthetase, whose amino-acid sequence is MRSSALAPFAIDPALPPALPRDGRPAIVTVGTFDGVHRGHWEVLQEICRRARATGGRSILVTFHPHPLRVVRPEHAPPLLTTLAEKREVLAESGLEYVVFLPFTRTLQHYPARRFVEEILIGRIGMNELVIGYDHGFGKDREGGVDTLREIGREMGFDVDVVDAFEAEGGAVSSSRIRGLLGEGRTGEAAALLGRPYTLSGVVVGGKRKGRELGFPTANIELGDAEKMLPKEGVYAAYGRVRGERIPGLLHLGPRPTFPGFSPTIELHLLDWSGDIYGDHVRVEVMGRIRDILPFSSVDALIEAIRGDERDGRRMLGLSPS